From the Salarias fasciatus chromosome 16, fSalaFa1.1, whole genome shotgun sequence genome, one window contains:
- the tbc1d4 gene encoding TBC1 domain family member 4 isoform X4: MEGKEEKEKLDRRFSLTYIGWSSLDRRTTLPMLPWLVAEIRRRSERGDCGPVMQPRDVQLVLCPPFVRCVPSGSSNPSVFIFEHKAQLISRFIHNSSELCYFAYLLRGQPDNPESEMSCHVFRTCDPSQVPEVITSIRQLSKSALKEDAKPKQEADEAFYNSQKFEVLYCGKVTVGHKKAPSTLIDDCIDKFRQHEIERKRLRLLNGQRGSTESAPVEFLMGAEGDPLSSALSEKAEDPEAPGAEDMTAGGPGSGPGPGPGPGLSSTGSQSSLRGSFPECILEDSGFEEPQEFRTRCSSLAGSLQRKPGEGVLMGPQRRRHASAPNNVQPSDADKNRTMLFQVGRFEINLISPDTKTVVLEKNFKDISSCCQGIKQTDHFGFICRHPAESGPSQYVCYVFQCASESLVDEVMLTLKQAFTTAAALQSSKTQIQLCEACPMHDLHKLCERIEGLYPPRAKLAIQKYLSQLNDNEQVEVFERVQRLKPGSDQEENELVILQLRQLCESKQKTHLHIGESPQSAANSSAAGDGAAATSSRFKLDILKNKARTSLTSSLENIFARGASRMRGRLGSMGSISSFDRQDEESPGHSPPGSPPAFPDDDLEGGPQFRRRAHTFSHPPVKKRISFEGQPANQIRQAPLRRQQSVNQELLHNSPAAVSRTRSVSESESSFGLPSAFSAPTFLKSFYQGSLGSLGSLADSGSLKSNGEGRKRTLSGCSSDSLSGGLPLTPRRVSWRQKIFLRVASPMNKPSASMQQTDHCDVGELLPLSPRALNSNVDSLGRLLPRAGDPASGERPKRTGAEYRALWRTAIHQQILLLRMEKENQRLEEASRDELHIRKMKLNYQEVSQCSKEAQALWEKKLTAPGRTTVPQDMENMYRALCQGLPKNRRGEVWLLLSHQHRLRHRLPQRQQAPDTAYYDLLKQLTAQQHAILVDLGRTFPTHQYFSAQLGAGQLSLYNLLKAYSLLDTEVGYCQGISFVAGVLLLHMSEEQAFDMLKFLMYDLGIRRQYRPDMVSLQIQMYQLSRLLHDYHRDLYNHFEEHEICPSLYAAPWFLTLFASQFPLGFVSRIFDFVFVQGLEVIFKVALCLLSSHEGEIVECDSFESIVDYLKTTLPALTQAQMEQTIAKVMEMDISKQLHAYEVEYHVLQDEMFEAGPPPDDSDRLDKLEKTNTQLKKQNMDLLEKLQAARQKIQSLETSVENFLSRESKMKHVIRSLEQERAAHQKTIERMRSCLPPDTLTDVEMTQIKTGPNGKAKPAAKKP; encoded by the exons atggaggggaaggaggagaaggagaagctggACAGGAGGTTCTCCCTGACCTACATCGGCTGGTCCAGCCTGGACAGGCGCACCACGCTGCCCATGCTGCCCTGGCTGGTGGCCGAGATCCGCCGCCGGAGCGAGAGGGGCGACTGCGGCCCCGTCATGCAGCCGCGggacgtccagctggtcctcTGCCCCCCGTTCGTGCGCTGCGTCCCCTCCGGCAGCAGCAACCCGTCGGTCTTCATCTTCGAGCACAAGGCGCAGCTCATCTCTCGCTTCATCCACAACAGCAGCGAGCTCTGCTACTTCGCCTATCTGCTGCGCGGCCAGCCGGACAACCCCGAGTCCGAGATGTCCTGTCACGTCTTCAGGACCTGCGACCCCAGCCAG GTCCCTGAGGTGATCACCAGCATTCGCCAATTGTCTAAGTCGGCCCTGAAGGAAGACGCGAAGCCCAAACAGGAAGCCGACGAGGCCTTCTACAACTCACAGAAGTTTGAAGTGCTTTACTGCGGAAAG GTGACAGTCGGCCACAAAAAGGCTCCCTCCACCCTCATCGACGACTGCATCGACAAGTTTCGGCAGCATGAGATCGAGCGCAAGCGCCTGCGGCTGCTGAACGGCCAGCGGGGGTCCACGGAGAGCGCCCCGGTCGAGTTCCTCATGGGAGCAGAAGGCGACCCTCTTTCCTCCGCCCTCAGTGAGAAAGCAGAAGACCCAGAAGCCCCTGGAGCGGAGGACATGACTGCAGGAGGT ccgggttcgggtccaggtccaggtccaggtccaggcctcTCCAGCACCGGCAGCCAGAGCAGCCTGCGAGGATCATTCCCAGAATGCATCCTGGAGGACTCCGGCTTCGAGGAGCCGCAGGAGTTCCGTACCCGCTGCAGCAGCCTGGCAGGCAGTCTGCAGAGGAAGCCGGGCGAAGGGGTCCTCATGGGCccccagcgccgccgccacgccaGCGCCCCCAACAACGTGCAGCCGTCCGACGCTGACAAGAACCGCACCATGCTCTTCCAG GTTGGTCGTTTTGAAATAAACCTCATCAGTCCAGACACCAAGACAGTGGTGCTGGAGAAGAACTTCAAAGACATCTCATCCTGCTGCCAG GGAATCAAACAGACGGATCATTTTGGGTTCATCTGTCGGCACCCGGCGGAGTCCGGTCCCAGTCAGTATGTGTGCTACGTCTTTCAGTGCGCCAGTGAATCCCTG GTGGACGAGGTGATGCTGACCCTGAAGCAGGCcttcaccaccgccgccgccctgcagagcagcaagACCCAGATCCAGCTGTGTGAGGCCTGCCCCATGCACGACCTGCACAAGCTCTGCGAGAGGATTGAAG GTCTCTACCCCCCCAGAGCAAAGCTGGCCATCCAGAAATATCTGTCCCAGCTGAACGACAATGAGCAGGTCGAGGTTTTTGAGCGGGTTCAG AGGCTGAAGCCCGGATCAGACCAAGAAGAGAACGAGCTGGTGATCCTTCAGCTGAGGCAGCTCTGTGAGAGCAAACAGAAAACCCACCTCCACATCGGAGAGAGCCCTCAG AGCGCAGCTAACAGCTCGGCGGCGGGagacggcgccgccgccaccagCAGCCGCTTCAAACTTGATATTCTGAAGAATAAAGCGCGCACGTCCCTCACCAGCTCCCTGGAAAACATCTTCGCAAGG GGTGCCAGCCGGATGCGGGGCCGCCTGGGAAGCATGGGAAGCATCAGCAGCTTCGACAGA CAGGACGAGGAGTCCCCCGGCCACTCTCCTCCCGGCTCTCCTCCCGCCTTCCCCGACGATGACCTGGAGGGCGGGCCGCAGTTCCGCCGGCGCGCCCACACCTTCAGCCACCCGCCGGTGAAGAAGCGCATCTCCTTCGAGGGCCAGCCGGCCAATCAGATCCGACAGGCTCCTCTCCGCAGGCAGCAGTCCGTCAACCAGGAGCTCCTGCACAACAG TCCCGCGGCGGTGTCGAGAACGCGCAGCGTCTCGGAGAGCGAGTCCTCCTTCGGCCTCCCCTCCGCCTTCTCTGCCCCCACTTTCCTGAAAAGCTTTTACCAGGGCTCCCTGGGCTCCCTGGGCTCCCTGGCAGACAGTGGGAGCCTCAAGAG CAATGGGGAGGGCAGGAAGAGGACCCTCTCTGGTTGCAGCAGCGACTCGCTGAGCGGCGGCCTCCCTCTGACCCCGCGCAGGGTCTCCTGGAGACAGAAGATCTTCCTGAGGGTCGCGTCGCCCATGAACAAGCCATCTGCCTCCATGCAGCAGACAG ATCACTGTGACGTCGGGGAGCTGCTGCCCCTTTCCCCCCGTGCCTTGAACTCGAACGTGGACAGCTTGGGGCGTCTGCTGCCCCGGGCGGGCGACCCGGCGTCCGGGGAGCGACCCAAGCGGACGGGGGCCGAGTACCGCGCCCTGTGGAGGACCGCCATCCACCAGCAGATCCTGCTGCTGCGCATGGAAAAGGAGAACCAGCGGCTGGAGG AAG CGAGCAGGGATGAGCTGCACATTCGCAAGATGAAGCTCAACTACCAGGAAGTGAGCCAGTGCTCCAAAGAGGCGCAGGCATTGTGGGAGAAGAAGCTGACGGCCCCGGGCAGGACCACCGTCCCACAAGACATGGAGAACATGTACCGAGCGCTCTGCCAAG GACTTCCAAAGAACCGGCGCGGGGAGGTCTGGTTGCTGCTTTCCCATCAGCACCGGCTGCGACACCGGCTCCCCCAGCGGCAGCAGGCGCCCGACACCGCCTACTACGACCTGCTGAAGCAACTGACCGCGCAGCAGCACGCCATCCTGGTGGATTTAG GCCGGACCTTCCCCACACATCAGTACTTCTCGGCCCAGCTGGGCGCCGGGCAGCTGTCCCTCTACAACCTGCTGAAGGCCTACTCTCTGCTGGACACGGAG GTGGGCTACTGCCAGGGAATCAGCTTCGTGGCcggggtgctgctgctgcacatgagcGAGGAGCAGGCGTTCGACATGCTGAAGTTCCTGATGTACGACCTGGGCATCAGGCGGCAGTACCGGCCCGACATGGTGTCCCTGCAG ATTCAGATGTACCAGCTCTCCCGGCTGCTGCACGACTACCACAGAGATTTGTACAATCACTTCGAGGAGCACGAGATCTGCCCCAGCCTCTACGCCGCGCCGTGGTTCCTCACGCTCTTCGCCTCGCAATTCCCCCTCGGCTTCGTGTCCCGCATCTTCG ACTTCGTCTTCGTCCAGGGCCTGGAGGTGATCTTTAAAGTGGCGCTGTGTTTGCTGAGCAGCCATGAGGGGGAGATAGTGGAGTGTGACAGCTTCGAGAGCATCGTGGACTATCTGAAAACCACGCTGCCCGCTCTCACTCAGGCACAGATGGAGCAGACCATCGCAAAG GTCATGGAGATGGACATATCCAAGCAGCTGCACGCCTACGAGGTGGAGTACCACGTCCTGCAGGACGAGATGTTCGAGGCCGGACCGCCGCCCGATGACTCGGACCGCCTGGACAAGCTGGAGAAGACCAACACGCAGCTGAAGAAGCAGAACATGGACCTGCTAGAGAAGCTGCAG GCCGCCCGGCAGAAGATCCAGTCGCTGGAGACCAGCGTGGAGAACTTCCTTTCTCGGGAGAGCAAAATGAAGCACGTGATCCGCTCTCTGGAGCAGGAGCGAGCCGCTCACCAGAAGACCATCGAACGCATGCGCTCGTGCCTCCCCCCCGACACCCTGACAGATGTGGAGATGACCCAGATCAAAACAGGACCCAACGGGAAAGCCAAACCCGCAGCCAAGAAGCCCTGA
- the tbc1d4 gene encoding TBC1 domain family member 4 isoform X1: MEGKEEKEKLDRRFSLTYIGWSSLDRRTTLPMLPWLVAEIRRRSERGDCGPVMQPRDVQLVLCPPFVRCVPSGSSNPSVFIFEHKAQLISRFIHNSSELCYFAYLLRGQPDNPESEMSCHVFRTCDPSQVPEVITSIRQLSKSALKEDAKPKQEADEAFYNSQKFEVLYCGKVTVGHKKAPSTLIDDCIDKFRQHEIERKRLRLLNGQRGSTESAPVEFLMGAEGDPLSSALSEKAEDPEAPGAEDMTAGGAVPGSGPGPGPGPGLSSTGSQSSLRGSFPECILEDSGFEEPQEFRTRCSSLAGSLQRKPGEGVLMGPQRRRHASAPNNVQPSDADKNRTMLFQVGRFEINLISPDTKTVVLEKNFKDISSCCQGIKQTDHFGFICRHPAESGPSQYVCYVFQCASESLVDEVMLTLKQAFTTAAALQSSKTQIQLCEACPMHDLHKLCERIEGLYPPRAKLAIQKYLSQLNDNEQVEVFERVQRLKPGSDQEENELVILQLRQLCESKQKTHLHIGESPQSAANSSAAGDGAAATSSRFKLDILKNKARTSLTSSLENIFARGASRMRGRLGSMGSISSFDRQDEESPGHSPPGSPPAFPDDDLEGGPQFRRRAHTFSHPPVKKRISFEGQPANQIRQAPLRRQQSVNQELLHNSPAAVSRTRSVSESESSFGLPSAFSAPTFLKSFYQGSLGSLGSLADSGSLKSNGEGRKRTLSGCSSDSLSGGLPLTPRRVSWRQKIFLRVASPMNKPSASMQQTDHCDVGELLPLSPRALNSNVDSLGRLLPRAGDPASGERPKRTGAEYRALWRTAIHQQILLLRMEKENQRLEEASRDELHIRKMKLNYQEVSQCSKEAQALWEKKLTAPGRTTVPQDMENMYRALCQGLPKNRRGEVWLLLSHQHRLRHRLPQRQQAPDTAYYDLLKQLTAQQHAILVDLGRTFPTHQYFSAQLGAGQLSLYNLLKAYSLLDTEVGYCQGISFVAGVLLLHMSEEQAFDMLKFLMYDLGIRRQYRPDMVSLQIQMYQLSRLLHDYHRDLYNHFEEHEICPSLYAAPWFLTLFASQFPLGFVSRIFDFVFVQGLEVIFKVALCLLSSHEGEIVECDSFESIVDYLKTTLPALTQAQMEQTIAKVMEMDISKQLHAYEVEYHVLQDEMFEAGPPPDDSDRLDKLEKTNTQLKKQNMDLLEKLQAARQKIQSLETSVENFLSRESKMKHVIRSLEQERAAHQKTIERMRSCLPPDTLTDVEMTQIKTGPNGKAKPAAKKP, from the exons atggaggggaaggaggagaaggagaagctggACAGGAGGTTCTCCCTGACCTACATCGGCTGGTCCAGCCTGGACAGGCGCACCACGCTGCCCATGCTGCCCTGGCTGGTGGCCGAGATCCGCCGCCGGAGCGAGAGGGGCGACTGCGGCCCCGTCATGCAGCCGCGggacgtccagctggtcctcTGCCCCCCGTTCGTGCGCTGCGTCCCCTCCGGCAGCAGCAACCCGTCGGTCTTCATCTTCGAGCACAAGGCGCAGCTCATCTCTCGCTTCATCCACAACAGCAGCGAGCTCTGCTACTTCGCCTATCTGCTGCGCGGCCAGCCGGACAACCCCGAGTCCGAGATGTCCTGTCACGTCTTCAGGACCTGCGACCCCAGCCAG GTCCCTGAGGTGATCACCAGCATTCGCCAATTGTCTAAGTCGGCCCTGAAGGAAGACGCGAAGCCCAAACAGGAAGCCGACGAGGCCTTCTACAACTCACAGAAGTTTGAAGTGCTTTACTGCGGAAAG GTGACAGTCGGCCACAAAAAGGCTCCCTCCACCCTCATCGACGACTGCATCGACAAGTTTCGGCAGCATGAGATCGAGCGCAAGCGCCTGCGGCTGCTGAACGGCCAGCGGGGGTCCACGGAGAGCGCCCCGGTCGAGTTCCTCATGGGAGCAGAAGGCGACCCTCTTTCCTCCGCCCTCAGTGAGAAAGCAGAAGACCCAGAAGCCCCTGGAGCGGAGGACATGACTGCAGGAGG tgctgtgccgggttcgggtccaggtccaggtccaggtccaggcctcTCCAGCACCGGCAGCCAGAGCAGCCTGCGAGGATCATTCCCAGAATGCATCCTGGAGGACTCCGGCTTCGAGGAGCCGCAGGAGTTCCGTACCCGCTGCAGCAGCCTGGCAGGCAGTCTGCAGAGGAAGCCGGGCGAAGGGGTCCTCATGGGCccccagcgccgccgccacgccaGCGCCCCCAACAACGTGCAGCCGTCCGACGCTGACAAGAACCGCACCATGCTCTTCCAG GTTGGTCGTTTTGAAATAAACCTCATCAGTCCAGACACCAAGACAGTGGTGCTGGAGAAGAACTTCAAAGACATCTCATCCTGCTGCCAG GGAATCAAACAGACGGATCATTTTGGGTTCATCTGTCGGCACCCGGCGGAGTCCGGTCCCAGTCAGTATGTGTGCTACGTCTTTCAGTGCGCCAGTGAATCCCTG GTGGACGAGGTGATGCTGACCCTGAAGCAGGCcttcaccaccgccgccgccctgcagagcagcaagACCCAGATCCAGCTGTGTGAGGCCTGCCCCATGCACGACCTGCACAAGCTCTGCGAGAGGATTGAAG GTCTCTACCCCCCCAGAGCAAAGCTGGCCATCCAGAAATATCTGTCCCAGCTGAACGACAATGAGCAGGTCGAGGTTTTTGAGCGGGTTCAG AGGCTGAAGCCCGGATCAGACCAAGAAGAGAACGAGCTGGTGATCCTTCAGCTGAGGCAGCTCTGTGAGAGCAAACAGAAAACCCACCTCCACATCGGAGAGAGCCCTCAG AGCGCAGCTAACAGCTCGGCGGCGGGagacggcgccgccgccaccagCAGCCGCTTCAAACTTGATATTCTGAAGAATAAAGCGCGCACGTCCCTCACCAGCTCCCTGGAAAACATCTTCGCAAGG GGTGCCAGCCGGATGCGGGGCCGCCTGGGAAGCATGGGAAGCATCAGCAGCTTCGACAGA CAGGACGAGGAGTCCCCCGGCCACTCTCCTCCCGGCTCTCCTCCCGCCTTCCCCGACGATGACCTGGAGGGCGGGCCGCAGTTCCGCCGGCGCGCCCACACCTTCAGCCACCCGCCGGTGAAGAAGCGCATCTCCTTCGAGGGCCAGCCGGCCAATCAGATCCGACAGGCTCCTCTCCGCAGGCAGCAGTCCGTCAACCAGGAGCTCCTGCACAACAG TCCCGCGGCGGTGTCGAGAACGCGCAGCGTCTCGGAGAGCGAGTCCTCCTTCGGCCTCCCCTCCGCCTTCTCTGCCCCCACTTTCCTGAAAAGCTTTTACCAGGGCTCCCTGGGCTCCCTGGGCTCCCTGGCAGACAGTGGGAGCCTCAAGAG CAATGGGGAGGGCAGGAAGAGGACCCTCTCTGGTTGCAGCAGCGACTCGCTGAGCGGCGGCCTCCCTCTGACCCCGCGCAGGGTCTCCTGGAGACAGAAGATCTTCCTGAGGGTCGCGTCGCCCATGAACAAGCCATCTGCCTCCATGCAGCAGACAG ATCACTGTGACGTCGGGGAGCTGCTGCCCCTTTCCCCCCGTGCCTTGAACTCGAACGTGGACAGCTTGGGGCGTCTGCTGCCCCGGGCGGGCGACCCGGCGTCCGGGGAGCGACCCAAGCGGACGGGGGCCGAGTACCGCGCCCTGTGGAGGACCGCCATCCACCAGCAGATCCTGCTGCTGCGCATGGAAAAGGAGAACCAGCGGCTGGAGG AAG CGAGCAGGGATGAGCTGCACATTCGCAAGATGAAGCTCAACTACCAGGAAGTGAGCCAGTGCTCCAAAGAGGCGCAGGCATTGTGGGAGAAGAAGCTGACGGCCCCGGGCAGGACCACCGTCCCACAAGACATGGAGAACATGTACCGAGCGCTCTGCCAAG GACTTCCAAAGAACCGGCGCGGGGAGGTCTGGTTGCTGCTTTCCCATCAGCACCGGCTGCGACACCGGCTCCCCCAGCGGCAGCAGGCGCCCGACACCGCCTACTACGACCTGCTGAAGCAACTGACCGCGCAGCAGCACGCCATCCTGGTGGATTTAG GCCGGACCTTCCCCACACATCAGTACTTCTCGGCCCAGCTGGGCGCCGGGCAGCTGTCCCTCTACAACCTGCTGAAGGCCTACTCTCTGCTGGACACGGAG GTGGGCTACTGCCAGGGAATCAGCTTCGTGGCcggggtgctgctgctgcacatgagcGAGGAGCAGGCGTTCGACATGCTGAAGTTCCTGATGTACGACCTGGGCATCAGGCGGCAGTACCGGCCCGACATGGTGTCCCTGCAG ATTCAGATGTACCAGCTCTCCCGGCTGCTGCACGACTACCACAGAGATTTGTACAATCACTTCGAGGAGCACGAGATCTGCCCCAGCCTCTACGCCGCGCCGTGGTTCCTCACGCTCTTCGCCTCGCAATTCCCCCTCGGCTTCGTGTCCCGCATCTTCG ACTTCGTCTTCGTCCAGGGCCTGGAGGTGATCTTTAAAGTGGCGCTGTGTTTGCTGAGCAGCCATGAGGGGGAGATAGTGGAGTGTGACAGCTTCGAGAGCATCGTGGACTATCTGAAAACCACGCTGCCCGCTCTCACTCAGGCACAGATGGAGCAGACCATCGCAAAG GTCATGGAGATGGACATATCCAAGCAGCTGCACGCCTACGAGGTGGAGTACCACGTCCTGCAGGACGAGATGTTCGAGGCCGGACCGCCGCCCGATGACTCGGACCGCCTGGACAAGCTGGAGAAGACCAACACGCAGCTGAAGAAGCAGAACATGGACCTGCTAGAGAAGCTGCAG GCCGCCCGGCAGAAGATCCAGTCGCTGGAGACCAGCGTGGAGAACTTCCTTTCTCGGGAGAGCAAAATGAAGCACGTGATCCGCTCTCTGGAGCAGGAGCGAGCCGCTCACCAGAAGACCATCGAACGCATGCGCTCGTGCCTCCCCCCCGACACCCTGACAGATGTGGAGATGACCCAGATCAAAACAGGACCCAACGGGAAAGCCAAACCCGCAGCCAAGAAGCCCTGA